A single Pirellulaceae bacterium DNA region contains:
- a CDS encoding DUF1553 domain-containing protein has protein sequence MNAPLKSSWKLGWTELGRLASWSLLVWLPAFQFVSAQSWAAESNSAHATAINYDRDIRPILAQNCFACHGFDGSARQADLRLDTRQGALTSGSGDAVVPGDVAASQLIQRIDAQEDGLLMPPPESGKTLSPTQRELLRQWIAQGAEYQSHWSFAAPQAPPIPHCFRESEQSGVNCSSVRTPIDSFVQEKLTEVGLSPASTAAPQTLLRRLSLDLIGLPPTQLEIDEFMSHWNSDTESAYQQTVDRLLASPHYGERIGRWWLDQARYADSNGYSVDSPREIWPYRDWVIAALNDDMPFDQFTIEQIAGDLLPDATQAQRIATGFHRNTPLNQEGGIDREQFRMESLFDRVATTGTVWLGLSIGCAQCHDHKFDPITQAEYYRLLAFFNSQDEPSLKVETLRGDSASTLVMKERASPRATHLLVKGDFTRPAETVDPATPACLPDLKLASTDARPSGLPVPLVKPLENDTDGADVEPVSDAPALGPNRLDLARWLVDRQQPLTARVIVNRVWQLHFGRGLVESENDFGMQGTPPSHPELLDWLATEFMEGGWHFKSLHRMIVLSHTYRQSSVVTDRHLELDANNVYLARQNRFRLDAELVRDVALTASGTLDRTVGGPSVFPPLPDGVMRLGQVNHPWKTSAGGDRYRRGLYTFMFRAMPMPTLNVFDAPEGVSSCTQRLRSNTPLQALTLMNDGAFVELARALELVIMAEGVNAAFQRCVSREATSAELAVLEQLDSLTAARAMLCLDETISRE, from the coding sequence ATGAATGCACCATTAAAAAGTAGCTGGAAATTAGGGTGGACAGAGCTAGGTAGACTGGCCAGCTGGTCGTTACTAGTTTGGCTTCCAGCGTTTCAGTTCGTATCTGCTCAGTCATGGGCAGCAGAATCAAATAGCGCGCATGCCACGGCAATCAATTATGATCGCGACATTCGGCCCATCTTGGCCCAGAACTGTTTTGCCTGTCACGGATTCGATGGTTCGGCTCGGCAAGCTGACTTGCGCTTGGACACGCGACAAGGTGCATTGACTTCTGGCAGCGGAGATGCCGTTGTACCTGGAGACGTGGCTGCCAGCCAGCTCATTCAGCGCATTGACGCCCAGGAAGACGGCCTGCTGATGCCTCCGCCGGAAAGCGGCAAGACGCTCAGTCCAACCCAACGCGAGCTGCTGCGGCAATGGATAGCGCAGGGGGCCGAGTATCAAAGCCATTGGTCGTTCGCCGCACCACAAGCCCCGCCGATACCTCATTGTTTCCGAGAGTCAGAACAGTCGGGAGTTAATTGTAGTTCTGTGCGAACTCCGATTGACTCATTCGTCCAGGAAAAACTAACTGAAGTAGGATTATCGCCAGCATCCACTGCGGCACCGCAGACTTTGTTGCGCCGCCTAAGCTTAGATCTGATTGGTCTGCCACCTACGCAGTTGGAAATTGACGAATTCATGTCGCACTGGAACTCCGATACCGAGTCTGCCTACCAGCAGACGGTCGATCGATTGTTAGCAAGCCCGCACTACGGCGAGCGAATCGGTCGTTGGTGGTTGGACCAGGCGCGATATGCCGATAGCAACGGCTATTCCGTAGATTCTCCCCGTGAGATCTGGCCCTATCGCGACTGGGTCATTGCGGCTCTAAACGACGACATGCCGTTTGATCAATTTACGATCGAGCAGATCGCCGGTGATTTGCTGCCCGACGCAACTCAAGCGCAGAGAATTGCCACTGGCTTTCATCGCAATACGCCGCTGAATCAAGAAGGCGGTATCGATCGCGAACAATTCCGCATGGAAAGCTTGTTTGATCGAGTGGCGACCACGGGGACGGTCTGGTTGGGGCTATCCATCGGTTGCGCCCAGTGCCACGACCACAAGTTCGATCCCATCACGCAGGCAGAATACTATCGTTTGTTGGCGTTTTTTAACAGCCAGGACGAGCCGTCTCTCAAGGTGGAAACTTTGCGTGGCGACTCCGCATCGACGTTGGTCATGAAGGAACGTGCCAGTCCGCGAGCAACTCATCTCTTGGTCAAAGGCGATTTCACGCGCCCTGCCGAAACTGTCGATCCTGCAACTCCAGCATGTTTGCCCGATTTGAAATTAGCGTCGACGGACGCTAGGCCATCCGGCTTACCAGTGCCTCTCGTAAAGCCGCTGGAAAATGATACCGATGGCGCTGACGTTGAGCCAGTCAGTGATGCGCCTGCACTTGGACCTAACAGACTAGACTTGGCACGCTGGTTGGTCGATCGTCAGCAGCCCTTAACGGCCCGCGTGATCGTCAATCGGGTATGGCAATTGCACTTCGGACGTGGCTTGGTAGAGTCGGAGAACGACTTCGGCATGCAAGGCACTCCACCAAGCCACCCAGAGCTTCTGGACTGGCTGGCAACCGAATTTATGGAAGGCGGTTGGCATTTCAAGTCGCTGCATCGAATGATTGTTCTGTCACACACTTATCGACAAAGTTCCGTTGTTACTGATCGCCATCTGGAATTGGATGCCAACAATGTCTACCTAGCTCGCCAAAACCGCTTTCGATTAGACGCAGAGTTGGTGCGCGACGTGGCGCTGACTGCTAGCGGGACACTGGATCGGACAGTTGGAGGACCATCGGTGTTTCCACCTTTGCCCGATGGCGTCATGCGATTAGGACAGGTTAATCATCCATGGAAGACCAGCGCAGGCGGCGACCGCTATCGACGTGGTTTGTATACGTTTATGTTTCGTGCCATGCCGATGCCAACGTTGAATGTGTTTGATGCTCCTGAGGGAGTCAGCAGTTGCACGCAGCGTCTGCGCAGCAATACCCCTTTGCAAGCGCTGACCCTGATGAACGATGGGGCATTTGTGGAACTGGCACGCGCTTTGGAGTTGGTAATAATGGCCGAAGGGGTGAATGCAGCCTTCCAAAGGTGCGTTTCCCGCGAGGCTACTAGTGCTGAGCTGGCTGTGCTTGAGCAGCTCGATTCACTGACCGCTGCTCGGGCCATGCTGTGTTTGGATGAGACGATTTCGCGCGAATAA